One region of Drosophila teissieri strain GT53w chromosome 2L, Prin_Dtei_1.1, whole genome shotgun sequence genomic DNA includes:
- the LOC122625899 gene encoding cartilage oligomeric matrix protein — protein MNECLLYDPCDELTTCTNHSPGFQCSPCPVGFDGTHAHGYFADYYSVDYRRQTCLDVDECRTGFFRCPEHSTCINEIGSYRCQCHEGYVTNGTYSCLDRSSVSMCPDGSVCDRNAVCLRMDNLRHKCHCNVGWAGNGLKCGRDTDVDGWPDQAIGCPELHCQRDNCPRLPNSGQEDADLDGYGDGCDDDADGDNVQNSQDNCWLAYNTEQLDSDGDRVGDVCDNCVLKYNPRQLDTDEDGLGDECDGDIDNDSIPNELDNCPLHPNPSQSDVDNDGVGDGCDNCPNLPNPDQKDRDMDFVGDACHRDIDGDDDGVPNSLDNCPMVSNSDQLDTDGDGTGDECDDDMDGDGVPNYKDNCPLAKNPKQEDFNRNGKGDACEDDEDVDGVPNAMDNCPNNSMIHHTDFRTLQTIPLDPKGLSQADPNWVVHANGTEIVQTLNSDPGLAVGKDAFGGVDFDGTFYINDDTDDDYAGFVFSYQSSYKYYVVQWKKGTQTYWEPRPFTASAAPGIQIKLVNSTEGPGPMMRNSLWHEGNTDGEARLLWKDPKNIAWKERTSYRWSLVHRPAIGLIRLQMHEGNRLIFDSGNVFDSTLKGGRLGVFCFSQRMIIWSNLQYKCNNRVKPLIYNDLSDYLKTKVELQD, from the exons ATGAATGAGTGCCTGCTCTACGATCCTTGTGACGAGCTTACGACCTGCACCAATCATAGTCCTGGCTTCCAGTGCAGCCCGTGTCCCGTTGGCTTCGATGGCACCCACGCCCATGGCTACTTCGCCGACTACTACTCCGTGGATTATCGCAGGCAAACGTGCCTGGACGTCGATGAGTGCCGAACTGGATTCTTCCGATGCCCAGAGCATTCCACCTGCATTAACGAGATT GGTTCCTACAGATGCCAGTGCCACGAAGGATATGTGACGAACGGCACCTACAGCTGCCTGGACAGATCCTCGGTGTCCATGTGTCCAGATGGTAGCGTGTGTGACCGCAATGCCGTGTGCCTGCGGATGGATAACCTGCGCCACAAGTGCCACTGCAATGTGGGATGGGCGGGCAACGGATTGAAGTGCGGCAGGGACACCGACGTGGATGGCTGGCCGGATCAGGCAATCGGTTGTCCAGAGCTGCACTGCCAGCGGGACAACTGTCCGAGGCTGCCCAACTCGGGCCAGGAGGACGCCGATCTGGATGGATATGGCGATGGCTGCGACGACGATGCTGACGGCGACAATGTCCAGAACAGCCAGGACAACTGCTGGCTCGCCTACAACACCGAGCAGCTGGACTCGGATGGGGACAGAGTGGGCGATGTGTGTGACAACTGCGTGCTCAAGTACAATCCCAGGCAGCTGGATACGGATGAGGATGGTCTGGGGGACGAGTGCGATGGGGATATCGACAACGACTCCATACCGAATGAGTTGGACAACTGCCCGTTGCACCCGAATCCAAGCCAGTCCGACGTGGACAACGATGGTGTGGGCGATGGCTGCGACAACTGTCCGAATCTCCCGAATCCCGACCAGAAGGATCGCGACATGGACTTTGTGGGCGATGCCTGTCACAGGGACATCGACGGCGATGACGATGGAGTACCAAACTCGCTGGACAACTGCCCAATGGTCAGCAACTCGGACCAGCTTGATACTGACGGTGATGGAACGGGCGACGAGTGCGATGATGACATGGACGGCGACGGCGTACCCAACTACAAGGACAACTGTCCGCTGGCCAAGAACCCCAAGCAGGAGGACTTCAATCGCAATGGCAAGGGTGACGCTTGCGAGGATGACGAAGACGTTGATGGGGTGCCAAATGCCATGGACAACTGTCCGAACAACTCGATGATTCATCACACGGACTTTCGCACTCTTCAAACCATCCCACTGGATCCCAAAGGCCTATCCCAAGCGGATCCCAACTGGGTGGTGCACGCAAATGGCACCGAGATTGTCCAGACCCTCAACTCGGATCCGGGTCTGGCGGTGGGCAAAGACGCCTTCGGAGGCGTTGACTTCGACGGCACCTTCTACATCAACGATGACACGGACGACGACTACGCCGGCTTTGTGTTCAGCTACCAGAGCAGCTACAAGTACTACGTGGTTCAGTGGAAGAAGGGCACCCAAACCTACTGGGAGCCACGACCATTCACCGCCTCCGCCGCGCCGGGCATCCAGATCAAGCTGGTCAACAGCACCGAGGGTCCGGGGCCAATGATGAGGAACAGCCTGTGGCACGAGGGAAACACCGACGGAGAGGCCAGGCTGCTGTGGAAGGATCCGAAGAACATTGCCTGGAAGGAAAGGACCTCCTACCGCTGGTCCCTGGTGCATCGACCGGCCATCGGCCTCATCCGCCTGCA AATGCACGAGGGCAATCGCCTGATCTTCGACTCGGGCAATGTGTTCGACTCCACGCTGAAGGGCGGTC